The DNA sequence AAGAGCTGTGCCATCCTGATACACGCCGTCTGAAACAGAGACACAGCAGCTGTTAGCATCCCGGCTTTTGTTGTTTACCAaaggacaaaacacacatgtgtgtacacaacattatcttactgtaaacaaactgtCACTCTCTGAACAGGACGTAAATTAGCTAAATGTTATATACTGGTGGAAGAAGCGTTCAGATTCTTCACccaagtaaaagtaccaatacagcaatgtaaaaatactccattacaagtgaaagtTCTGCATGAagaatcctacttaagtaaaagtacataagtgttatcagcttgatgtagttaaagtattgcagtaaaagtagtggtttgatCCCTCtgattgatatattattatatatgacatcattatattattaatactaaagcatcagtgttagagcagcatgttactgttgtagctgctggaggtggagctagtttcaactactttatatacagttagctagtttactccagtggttcccaacctaaggatcaggcccctccaaagggtcacccgATAAATCCGAGGGGtcgttttcagtttttgtacttttcctctaatctttgatttttggtgaaatattggattatttgaacatttattgaaatgagaccctgtgagaagtttagagggaaaaatcactatttggtggagctgttaacaactcacagacatctgaaatgtgaccctgaccacacactgctttttgtaagacgtcaaaagccaaaaaaggttggaaagcactggtttcatctttaacaatgagtatattttaaaagcttgttatattatccattgagtcaaatattcatctgaaaaattacagtcaaataaatgtagtggagtagaaagtacaatatttccctctgaaatgtagtggagtggaagtataaagtagcatcaaatggaaatactcaagtaaagcacaAGTATCTGAAATttgtactcaagtacagtacttgagtaaatatacttagttaATCTCCACCACTGATGTTGTATTATGCAGGGTGGAGAAACTGAGGGTGAGGCTATTTCACGGAATTTAACTATAACACAGGCGTAGTGTACCTTATCGTCTCATTACTATTAAAGAGGATTTATTTTTGACTGTGACTGTTTGTTGTTCGTGACTGTCTGCTCGCTAGCTGCCTAGCTGTAACAGTAATACACGCAAAGACAAGGACCATAAAAGGACCAGTCGCACGGGACGTGGTCGAGTACTTCCATGACATGCTAGCTAGCAGCAGGCTGAGTTAGCATAACGGGAGCAGATGTAAAGAAACGTGTCCGGAGTAACGAAACACACGGACATGTCTAATACAGGTAGCTAATAACATTTAAGCTCTGTATGTTAGGAGACAATAGTGAATGTTAACTCGGAGGGCTGGTGCAAAGCGCATAATCCGTGTACCCCCTCCAGAGTATAGTCCGACCCTGACATTGAGTATCACCCCGGTGGCTGCTGTTACTCACCCGTTAATGTCACTGAAGCATCCGCGGACGGCCGGAGAGATGAAGCTAATTGTTGGAGCGAAATAAACGATGTCACGTGTGGCTAACCTAAACGGTTAAGTTAGCAGTTATCGCTCGTTAACATGGTCAGTctcatatcaaatcaaatctggGGACAGAGGTGGAAATGTGTGATAATAACGCGATAAAAGCGCAGATGAACCCATTTAGCTGACGTTATCCACGGCGGCTCGGGCAAACTGGATCCCGGCGGGCACCGTTAGCTCGCTAGCTAGGCTCCATCTCAGCCAGAGACACCGGGATAAATCCTCCGAtgcatcatcaccatcatcatcatcaccatcttcATCGTCAAGTTAGCTAGCTACTGAGCTCCCATCAGCGACAATGGACGAGAGGCGGGTCGGGCTCAGCGGCCGGGGATCAACGCTGCCTGCCGGTGAAGCAAACGCTACACAAACTGCAAACGATATATGACCATAAAAATGCGAAGAACAGCGATTTTTTTTCGTTAGTATGCAGGCAGGACCCGTTATTATCTGCCTCCAGACCCCGTTGCACACCGCGTCAATGTACACAAAAGATCAACGGCGCGAGAACGGAAACTTgtgccttcaaaataaaagctctCGTTTTAGGTGGATAGTTTCCACGCGCGATCAGTGAGATCAAACAGTCTGGTCTGGATGGTAACCCCAGATTTACGAAAGATCTCGCGAGAGTGATTAtttcaacccaaaccatgatctttccgtaaccataaccaagtggttttgtgcctaaacataaccagactttaaccacagcgttgtcacaccataaaatatcattattttgtacaaTGGCAAACAACGCACACAATGAAGAAACAACGCCCTTAAATCTCGCGAGAGTTCCGCGAAACAAACAGGGTTACCATCTGGGCACAAACCTCAGCTGAGAGAACCTCTTCTTCTTTGCAGTTTTTGCGGCAATTTGCATCCTCTGCGCTGCGTTACTGCCTCCCTCTggatttaatcaattaaattcAAATGGGCTTTATTGGCATAGGAAACAAACGTTTACATTGCCAAAACaagtgtgaaattaaaaaaaaaaaaaaaaatcaacaaaggTACATGAACAGAAGAATTGTGATTTTgctgtcatatatatataattgaaaaaaatgttttaaataaaattgaaaaatgtagaaatgtagacagttaacaaaatgtaaatacaaataagTGAGAACCATATAAAtactgtaactttttttttttaattaaatgtatttaaaaaatatttgttctgtatgtgtgaacaatACAGTAAGTATGTCTAATCTCCCTCAATGTCCATTTtcgtttcagtttttttcccctccacacTGCCACTCAGATCTTTTACACTGGCCTCTACTACTGTCTGTTACTATGTAAGCTCAAAAACCTGATGCTTTACCTGActaaatatgatataaaatgacccttgtattatttatttttttgtttctttctttctttgattgAATGTTTAAACGTGAATAAGAATCTATTGTTTAATTATATTGATTATAGTTTGgttcatagatagatagatagatagatagatagatagatagatagatagatagacttgactggaaatgatttgtttaacaaacactcacagaaaTAGTGCCATAGAAAACTATCACGCCTGGATTATTTAATTGGTTTAAGAGGTATTAAAATTGCACACTGTACGTTCAgcctcatttttcattttgaaaaccAAAAGCGGAAGTTTAATATTCATTTGCCTCCCACTTGACGCTCCTGCGCTCACTTGACGCCAGTTCAGTGCGCAGAATCTCTGTCAAGTGCTGATGCTTTCATTACCTGTGATGGAGAGACAGTTTTCCTAATTTTGTGACTAAATCGTATGACTTCATCCTGAATCATCCCGACTGCGGTGACAACGAGTTAATTTCAGATTACATCAGCGCTGTGGGCGCGTGAGTTCACTGTTAAAATAGATGGacttacttttctttttaaatcagaAACTAGGAGGACGTGGGGACTATTTAAGAATCCTTGCAAGTCTGTTAAAACTATGAAACAGTGGAGCTAAGGTGTCTCAAATGTTGGTTACAATAACACCAGAAGCAGGAGATTGCAGGTCAGTAACATAATGTTATATACAAATGTTGGAATAAACACAAATCAATCTAATCGAAATGTGTAAATGCTGACTGATAAACGTTGCGATTTGGATTCATGCATCTGGAATCGACATTAGATTTTTACTGCTCCCCAGACAATGATGTTCAATGCATGACTGTAGTCTGCTCCCTGGTGGCCCTTTCTGTTATTGCACTTTATGTAGAATAGATGCCACAGTAAACCCAAGGGCACTCAACACTAAATCATCCCTGAAGATTTCTGCATGAAATATTATTGGATTCAGAATATGGTCAGGGAATTATGAGCAAGTTTCCTTCACCTTCAGGTCATGTATGAGTCCAATAATGTGGGGACggtaaaggacaggttcacaatatgtagagtctgtcttaaaacaagagtcaggtacccaaatgaacattgaaacaggtttttcttgctataatctttcctcctgttcatactgaccattagaagatcccttcataatgcacttacaatgtatgaaatccacaagcctccttctgtgcaaacatgtacacaaaagtttatctgaagctaatatgaagcctcAGCTGTCCGAactagtcaaatcaagtagatatttttcCATtgacagaaggaatgattacagcaagaaaaacctgtttcgctgttcatatgggcacctgtgaacctatcctttaatatacATTCAGGTGTCCTTTAAACTCAATCAACAATATTTTGGATTGACTACACTGAGCGCTCAGAATAAAATTAAATCTGGTCTTTTAATcgttgaaaaaaatatttacatacagaATACAGTTTCTACAAGACAAAACAGATCAAGCACACAAGCtaaaaaaggtgtttttgaTGGTAAAGCATCCAGAGCACATTTACTAGAAGCGAGCGTATGCACTCCTCTGCGGAGCAGGCTGGGCTCCACCTTGCTGCAGCTGGTGTCGGAGCTGCTGGGAATAAGGATCCTCCAGGGACTTGACTGAAACCATCGTCTTGGGCCCGGTCTTCCATTCGATGCCACTCTCGTCCACCACCGAGGCCTCCACGGTGACGGTATGAGTGCCCAGGATGGAGAAATTCAGCAAGAACTGGGTGCTGAAGTAGTCGTTGTGGGGTTCTACCCGCTGCTCGATCTCGTTAGTTTTAGTGTCAAGTGGGATCTGAAAGGTTTAAAATatgggaaaagaagaaaaatatgcgGAGGTTAGAACGCAGCCACAATTCCTCACCAAGAACAGCAGCAAAAGGGAGTATAAAGGTTAAGAGTTTGTGTGCTCTGTGATGTAGCTGTGCTTTAACTGCTTCTTTAGAGAGCAGAGTAAACTTTATTGTCCCCGACgggaaatttgtcttgggcACAGTGCTACAGTCCATtgcttcacataaaaaacatcacaaaaacataaGAAGCGTTTGACACGATGCTCGACAGctgcttcacataaaaacatcttaaaaaacacaaaagaaacatttgtcTATACATTTCACATTGACAACATGACGGcttaaaaagaaactgtaaGAGTTATAGTGCAAAAGTGCTAAGTGCTAAAGTGCTTGTGTATTTATTGCAGGTTGCTCTATTACACTAAGATTTAGCATTAGAGTTTAGCAGCTTGATGGAGGCTGGAACAAACAATCACTTCCAGTGGTTTGATTTGCACTTTGGCACATGGAGTTTTCTTCCTAATGGCAGAGGTTTGTATTCAGAGGAGAGGGGATGGTGAGGGTCCGCAGTGATCTTTGTTGCTTGTTTTACTACTGTCTGCTCATTCAGGCTCTGTGTAGGCTCATATTCTTTCTTCCCCGTTACCTTCATAGCCCTTTTGTGCATGCTGGCAGGCCTGCTTTTCAGTTGCACTGTTGCCAAACCCTGCTGTATTTCCATATGTAATGACGCTCTCTAGGATTGCTGGGTATAACATCAGCATGATCTGGCTGCTCATTCGATACAGCCTCGATCACCTTAGAAAGGAAAGTCTCTCCTGAAGTCTACTGCGCACgttattaatgtgtgttttccagtaAAGACGGTTGTCTATGTGGACACTTAAGTATTTATACAAGGTCACCTGAATGATTATCTAGTTTTTGATGACCACTGGCTCATGGTCAGTCACTCGCCTCAAGTCAAAGACCATCTCCTGTGTTTTGGTGACATTTAGAATAAGATGGGTGGGTGTCGCACCACTTGATGAAGGAGTCTGTCTCATTGTGGTACACAGAGGGGTCCATGTCCTTGTGGAGAAGGCTCAAAATCACAGTATCATCAGCgaattttataatataattattggGCTGTACTTTCCTGCAGTCATTAGTGTACAATGTAAAGACCTTGTGGGATGTCTGTATTGCTGTGTTTGGTCTCTGACTGTCCCATTGACCTTCGCTTGCTGTGTcctattatttaaaaaagaataaaaccgTCTAATCAGTTTAGTGTTCACACTCATGTCCTTCAGCTTCTCTAAAAGCAGGTAGGGTTGCACAGTATTAAACgctgaactaaaaaaaaaaatcaataaataaaattcgAGCGTAGGCTTTTGTTTGCTCATGGTGCTTGGAGATAAAGTGCAAAATGCTGAGGACGGTGTCTTCAGTGCTGCACTCATGCTTATAAACAAATTGGCATGTATCCAAcattatacattacatacatgTGTTAAGAATACCTGATTTGAGCTTCAATAAATGGAACAAACAGTAATATACTCAAAGTATAATAAGAATTCAGGAGAAATGTAGATGAAGATACCTTGTAGTCAGGCCCTGACTTGCTCTGGAGAACAGAAGTGACATTGAGACAGACGGACTGGATCTTCCTGAAGAGTCCCGGGCTTGAACCGTGCTGCACCACTCCTTCTACCTTGAGAGTCAGCTGCTGGGTGTTCTGCACTGGGATTGGCTCACTTGGTGTTCGTGGGGATGGAGAAAGAgccagctgaaaaaaaaacaagacataacCTGGATCAGCCTTAAGAGTTAAAGACAGAATATCCTCTAAAAGACTGTTTCACACGAATTATCACTGTCAATCAGGCACCACACTTCCCTATTTGCAGCTGTATTGTGCAACTGTAAGACTGACATTTGAAtgcatgtatattttatttctacattttttgcACTGTCCTCATGTGAGTTGCCTTGACAACAACCTATCTGTGTAGTGTGCATGGTGTTGAAGTGATTCTGACAAAATGCAGCATGTACACTCATTTCATctgaatgtaaatatatgaAAACCTATACACAGGTGAAATCTCAACTGCGctacttttatttacagtatctGATGACAAGACGAACACACATGAAACCAAACCCTCATACATTATTCGGAAGCAGATAGCGAGTAAGGGTCGAGCTCTCTTTTACTCTTCATGTTTCAGATTCTATTTGGCATCTGGGATTGTGAGATTGTGAGGGGCGTCTTTTATGCTGTGCTTTtctatttaaagtaaaattagtTACCTTAATGCTGGTTGACTGGAGCTTTTGGAAGAAATATCTCTGGAAAGACAGCGGTACCTTCAGCAGAGCTATGACAGCATCACAGAGACAACCTGTATGCTGAAGAACAATAACAGCAAACAACAGATTCACATTATAGGCAATTTGCTGCTgttaatttccattttttcttaattttttctttatttaaccaTGTAAAactctcattgagattaaaatatCTTCTTTAAGAGACCTGTCCTGCCTGAAGGTAGCATTAATATACAACATAAACATGCTAAgataacacacattttaaaagagtATAGAACATATCCAGGTAGATGCATAAACACGTTTGAGtttccatttaaaataaagtaaaaacaatgtaaaagcAAATATAAGTGCAGCAGTAGAATAAGCTTAACTTAAATacaccacatactgtatataatactAGATACCAGCAGAGCATTTGTCACAACCATCACACTTTGCAAATCTGGACACCTGCAGCTAAATTGTTCCCTGGGTGTTCTAAATATTAATCATACCAAGTGTGAAACAGGGGGGTGTTTCTTGGTGAGGCCCTCCACTTCTTCCAGCACTCTGTTAAAGACTGACATCATCCGTCGCTCATATTCGCTCTCGGTCTGAACCGACCCAAGGGTGCCGTACTCCTGAAAACTAGATAACAGAAACGGAGAGACAATCAGTTTGAGTCAAACGTCTGTCAGGAGAATTCCTTCAGGGGATGTGAATTATAGTAGAGCACTCAATAAAAAACCCCAAGTACAAGGTTCAGTGAAAAAGcttttcattaaattaaataagcatgcatttattttcattacagtGTCGTGTGCATCAAGTGTGCAGATTACGAAAAGCTACATCCATACATTGTGCAGCAGCCGGTCACAGCATGCAGATAAACTAAGTTGACATTTTCccaaatatttttcaaacagtCTGCCACATAATCTGCCTTTTCTAAAATGTCACGCAAGTGAAAACGcaagaaaattaatttatttactttatataCTACAGCAAATTTCTCTGAAGTTTGGAATTGAAACACcaaacaaattcacaaaaaaaaaaatcgcatTGTTCCACCTTTTTACACTCCAAGAACCGCTCTCACCTGGCTGCCTGCGGGTCCAGTATCAGAGCCTCTATCACATGGGAGACAAGCAAACAGCTCTGTTGTTGTCTTAACGGACAGTTAAAGGGAAATATGTTACAGCAGAGAACACATTGATTGATAATTGTCAAAAAGGCTACGATTGTGATGTCGCTGTGGTATGTTTAAAGGATACAGCTCCACGTTACGGAGGGTAGCGTAGTCAGCGTCAAACGATGATTGGTGTAAATCGGCGTAGCGAGCAGCTAGACTTCTGAACTCATCCATGCATACcttcatctgaaaataaaaaagatatacAGAAGTGAATTCAGGATTTACCACTTTAGGAGCACATTTGTTCTTCCACATTTATTCACAAATACTGCTAGACAGTACAAGTTAAGTCTGTGcaggtcatttttttaaagaaaaaaatactaattacTCTCATTTCCCCACATAAATTTGGGGTCCTgattaaaaatatgtgtatattatTCCCTTAACTACTGTTTCAatgtaaatgcacacaaaagGCTATTTCATCTACACCATATGCACACATTACAGTCTGGGAAAACAAAACCCATCTCCTGCAGGCCGGCTGTCCAGCACAGACCTCTTCCCTGAACTTCCAACTCTATTAATGTTTTACCTGCATGGAGATGCGGCCACACCGCTGCAGTTCATTGCCTGAGGTGAGGGCGATGCTGGTGGCAATGGCGGGAGGAGGGCTGGTCTTCAGGCTGTTGCAGGTACAAATGAGCTGTGACAGGGCTTGCAGGGTGTCGATCCGCAGCTTAATGAACTCGCACTGGAACGTGAGTGGGCTCAGAGGAGTGCTGGCGGCCTGGAGGGAGGGATTAATAAGATAACTGTGGATAAAGACTACAGTTAAATAGTTACGCAGGTCTGTGTTGAGTAACAACAAGATACAGTCAAGTATTAGGTGTGTTAATCCATTAACAGCCTTGGCCTCTGTGGAATCAGCTCCACTACAAAGACTCTGGAGACTGAGCATCAACAGCTTTAAGCATCTGTCACTGGTGAAGGAGGAGAAACtgtgttgttaatgttttttgaCAAGCAAAAGATGGCCGGCAGTTAACTGACTGTGAGGGAGGCGATGCCCTTTTGGTAGGAGCGCAGGGCCTCTGCGATGGCACTCATGGCTCCGCTGTAGTCTCCGTCCTCTACGTGGCTCAGACACTGCTCGGCCTGGGAGAACTCCTTCAGGCTGTTCAGCCAGAAGTAGAAGTGCTCCGATGCCACACGGGTCCGCAGACTCTGGTACAGCTCGCTGGAGAACTCGTGACATCCCTGTGGATTAATGATGCACGTTTTATGATCCCGTTTCAGGTGTTGGAGGGCTGCTTGTGACACCCTTTGATTCAAATAAAGCAATGTTTCTGCACTGGTGCACCTTCTAACAACAGACATAGGTCTATATGAGGATAGTAAAGACTGTCAGGGTTTAAATAGAGAATAAAACTTAATATCTACACACACTCATCAGCAGGCTATCAAAAGATTGTAACCAATGTGTATCAAGTGGTTTGACCCTTCACACATATATTATACGATACTGCAAACTGCTATTTGATCAATATCTGATGAGTAAAGTAATACTGATCTTGTCCAAGCAGGTGAGATTACCATGCGTGAAGCTTGCCGTGCGATGCGGTACACCGTCCAACCATTAGCAACATTCTCCAGCTGCTGTTTGATGACAGTCTTCACTTCAGCTGACAGAGACGACTGGCTGGCAACAAAAATCACTGTTGCCAAGGAAACCTGCAGGAATCACAGTAGAGGGTGAAGAAATCAGAGCGTGCAAGAAGACAAGAACACTATTTTCAGAAAACAGGTTTACACATCCATGATGAGCTCTCACTAGAAAATGAATTTCACAGGATTACAACTTCATTGTAATTTAAATGCTGTTTGGGGTCTCATGTGCCTGttcttaaaaacataaaaataagtGTTGTGAGTTGTCTGTGTAGAAGCTGATGTCTGGCTCGTGCACAATCTCTCACCAGAAGCTCTTGCTGCTTGTCAGTGGAGGAGTGACTGGCTACTCTGTAGAGGTCCACCAGATCTCCCAGCATGCCGTCGCCCAACACCGGCATGTGGGTGGCGATGGCTGCCAGAGCGTGGCACATGAGAACGCGAGAGGAGTCGCAGGATAAGTGGAGCTGGCCGAGCAGGAATTCtacagctgattggctgaggtgTTGTCGACTTTTCAGCAGCTTGACCAATGAGGTGAGGGCCGTCTAGAAAGCAGAGGGttgacacattaaaaaaaaaaaaaaaaaaaaaaatagagagctGGGTATTACTAAGACCCAATAATGTTGgttgatattaaaacatcctCCTGGAAATCAATCATCATTACATTTATTGACAGGAGATGGTTGGCAGTGGAGTTAAATGTTTGAGGCAGAGTATGTTTGTATTATTGTCAGTGTTAGATAAAGATATGACAGTTCAGCTTTACTGAGCAATGCTCCTGAAATAATTTGGCCCTCTTTGGTTGACATTTGTCTGGcctcaaataaaaacactgtaagaCATCCTAAGTGTGTCACActgagcagatttttttttctgttggtacTAATAGAAGACTGAGTTTTAATCAATTCCTGATGTTCCCATCGAACCTATTTTTTCTGTCTCGTGGTCATATCTTGTCTTACTTTGAGCGTGGCCTGGGCAGTAGGGCTGCTGTCTTGACTGCAAAGCATCAGAAGGGACTCCACCCCCAAAACTGTGTCCTGCTCCAACTGTACAATATCTGAGGAAGAGAAAtacacacagcagcactttaGCCTTGACACGCAAGAGCAAACATCAGTGAGGTGAATGTAAGAAAGAAAGCACTGAAGAGTAACAGGCATTGGAAGAGTGCTTAACCCAGCCCATGTCACCAACCTTTTTCTGAATAGGAAATGGCGATGTTGGTGAGCACTATGATTCCATGGGCAGCCACCGCCAGGTTACTGTGGTAACAGCATTCTTGTGCTAGTTTAACCAGGTCAGTGAGACGGGGGGGAACTGAAGCGCTACCTGAGAGGGATGTTTGAGAGGAATACAGATCAGTTCAGAGTTACTCACTAGACAAATAACAGCATTAGAAACATGActctaaaataaaatgattacatacaaacacatgcgCAGTGTGACATGAATGTCTTTGTCAGAGACCGATTTCAAAGTGAGCGTTACCTGTGATATTATGAAAATACTGCTTGATTGCGATTGTTCCAGAAAGGGTGGAGAGTACAGCCAACATCCCCAGCTTCAAACTGCTGTAAGGGCTGGTTAACGCACACTCACAGAGGGTCTGcaaggaaaaaacacaatcacGTTACCTTCAGCTTTCACACCAACATGAAGAAAATCCTGCAGTGCAACGGTCAGCATTTGAAGCTCTACCTGAGTGTTTTCTCTGATCCACAGATGAGGAGCCTTTTTAGCCAGGAGCTTTAAGTCATTTATCGCCAGTCTCTTGACAGCTTTTCTCGGGTCGTCTTTCAGGTATTGAAGGAGGAGCTGCAACTATAAAGGATAAGGaatcaaataaaaagtcagtcatttagattttttttagataagACAGAGTAAACCTTAATAATAGCAACAGTGCCTGCTCTTTAACAGACAAATGCTTAAGACATACATTTCTAAGTCCCTTGTCAAGACAAAAGAATTACAGTAGACAATAAATAATATCAAGGTACCACACTAATACTGGCATGGTCCTACCTGTTTGGGTATATCGATAAGGGAAGAGGCAGCCAGCTGGGTGAAGGTGTGCAGGGTGACGATGACCATGGGGGTGGAGGGGTAAGAGTTGACCAGGTGCTGTAGAagctctctgctgctggatgCCAAGCTAGCATCATGGTGCATGTGCTGCAGCATGGGGATCAACTTCAGCTTCAGTTCCACTGGAGTGTCTAAACCTGGAGTGCACCAAGAGAAATATTTGAATAGTGGTTTGTAATATGCATTTAAAATTAATGGCTCGAATTTCTTCTCTCAGTGCACAATTCTTAAGATTTTACCTTGAATCATCTCACTGACTTTGTTGCAAATTCCAGCTGCAAAGTCTCTGAAAATAGGAAACagcaatgaaaatataattgcaCCAAAAGCAACCAAAGCTAATGTAAAACAGCATCCCAGACACTGTGAACCCTGCAGCTAATCTTAAGCAACGCTGTGTGTTTCCTTACTTTGACTGTGCAGAGAAGCTTGCAGCAGCAAATATAGCAGCCTCCACTTCCACATTGTCATGAGAGTCCAGACTCTGGCGAATACTGTGGTGGGCATTCTTCCTCTCTGGGATGATGGAGGCCAAACTACCAAGCATCCTGAACAAAAGGAACACAGAAACTGAATGGGAAGAATGGCAAGCATGTATCACTCATGTATTCTGGGACTGTACAGTAGTGCAGGGTTATGGCATGTCTCAAGTCCTGTGTCAAACCAGCATAATGTGCAACTTTGTTCCGTTTACATATTATTACCTCAGAGTGATGGCTCTGGCCACTGGGTCATTGCTATGTATGACGGAGAACACCCTTTTAACAAATTCATCCACATTGAGGATCTTTTCCAGATGTTTCTCACTCTGTTGAGTCACTTTCAGCACACAGAGCCGTAGGAAGTTGTTCCTGAAATCAAAGAGACACACGTTTATGAACAAAGAAGTCTGTGACACAGTGAAACCAGTTTAATTGAAGTGATACTACTCACACACCATAGACATGCTATTAATGGTTACTTCCTGTTAATGAACTCATTTTTAATTCTATTAAATGTTTAGAATATTGCTTATCATGAGTTACCAGAGCACCAAATCTATTCAAATTTCTGAAtgatcaacagtcaaaaaaaaaacattaataaagtAATCCATTAATAATTATGAG is a window from the Thunnus thynnus chromosome 18, fThuThy2.1, whole genome shotgun sequence genome containing:
- the ints7 gene encoding integrator complex subunit 7, translating into MSLSTARSFLSEACYGEQELDANSALMELDKGLRSGKLGEQCEAVVLFPKLFQKYPFPILINSAFLKLADIFRLGNNFLRLCVLKVTQQSEKHLEKILNVDEFVKRVFSVIHSNDPVARAITLRMLGSLASIIPERKNAHHSIRQSLDSHDNVEVEAAIFAAASFSAQSKDFAAGICNKVSEMIQGLDTPVELKLKLIPMLQHMHHDASLASSSRELLQHLVNSYPSTPMVIVTLHTFTQLAASSLIDIPKQLQLLLQYLKDDPRKAVKRLAINDLKLLAKKAPHLWIRENTQTLCECALTSPYSSLKLGMLAVLSTLSGTIAIKQYFHNITGSASVPPRLTDLVKLAQECCYHSNLAVAAHGIIVLTNIAISYSEKDIVQLEQDTVLGVESLLMLCSQDSSPTAQATLKTALTSLVKLLKSRQHLSQSAVEFLLGQLHLSCDSSRVLMCHALAAIATHMPVLGDGMLGDLVDLYRVASHSSTDKQQELLVSLATVIFVASQSSLSAEVKTVIKQQLENVANGWTVYRIARQASRMGCHEFSSELYQSLRTRVASEHFYFWLNSLKEFSQAEQCLSHVEDGDYSGAMSAIAEALRSYQKGIASLTAASTPLSPLTFQCEFIKLRIDTLQALSQLICTCNSLKTSPPPAIATSIALTSGNELQRCGRISMQMKVCMDEFRSLAARYADLHQSSFDADYATLRNVELQQQSCLLVSHVIEALILDPQAASFQEYGTLGSVQTESEYERRMMSVFNRVLEEVEGLTKKHPPVSHLHTGCLCDAVIALLKVPLSFQRYFFQKLQSTSIKLALSPSPRTPSEPIPVQNTQQLTLKVEGVVQHGSSPGLFRKIQSVCLNVTSVLQSKSGPDYKIPLDTKTNEIEQRVEPHNDYFSTQFLLNFSILGTHTVTVEASVVDESGIEWKTGPKTMVSVKSLEDPYSQQLRHQLQQGGAQPAPQRSAYARF